The DNA sequence caaagcattttgtccagcgtgctaatgagtctgccagcttgctaccttaataatcttataataattctactGGCCGTTACGTTACTTAACCTGTTATTaacgctttcacatgattagaggAAAAGAGGAAGCAAGAAAGAGGATGAAGCGAAGAATaaggtaaaaagagaaagaaaaagatggagagagaaaagatggagagagaaaagatggagagagaaaagatggagagagaagcgtccatgacatgTGATAgggggaacgtaatatttattacgtggttaaaaaagttagttgaaggtagtgatatagaggagagttaatgaaaatagtaataataataataacaacaataataataataataataataataataataataacatagttgATTAGTAAAGTCTTCCATACAATTCCAGGCTGCTTGTTTAATTTCtctatttccatatatttccAGGTTGCTTATTTCACTTCTctgtttccatatattttattGGCTTGTCTCCTTGGCAAAGGAGCCACACTGGAAGGTTCTTCAGATGGAATCTACTATTACCTACGGCCAGATGTCTCGAAATTAAAGAATGTTCAGGTAAactcataaatatatgaaaggacTCTCCTGCTGAAGATGGCGTGTGCGATGTTCGGCTTTTGCTGATTGgcctacacaaatgatttgtttacgaTGATCAAATGTCTATGTGCTGTACGTTGGCTCACAGCCTCCATCAAAAGGACTTTGCCCGAACAGGTGCACAATGTGCCACACGTCAGGTGTGAAAGTGATTGTagaacaatgtgagatgaagtgttttgctgatgAACATAATGCAGAAACccagtctaagaattgaaaccgcgatctcaTGATCATGGGtacaatactctaaccactaggccaggcATCCtcactcaaaatatataaaatgtgtgtgtgtttgaatatatatatatatatgcatgtatgtatgtatgtatgtatgtatgcatgcatgtatgtatccgtgtattctcttatttgtttcagttattttcactgtggccatgctggagcattgcctttagtcaaacaaatcgaccccagtcaaacatcatacatacatacatatatacatacatcatacatacatatatacctacatcatacatatatatatatataNNNNNNNNNNNNNNNNNNNNNNNNNNNNNNNNNNNNNNNNNNNNNNNNNNNNNNNNNNNNNNNNNNNNNNNNNNNNNNNNNNNNNNNNNNNNNGACTAAAACTTCtttaaggcagtgttccagcatggccacagtctaatgactggaatgcataaaagataaagataaaggataaaaaacTAAGAATGATGAATAATATTAGAAGAAAACAAGAGCAAAAGTACATCAAACTCCATCTGATTAACAACAAACCATGTGAATCCATGagtaaagaataattaaattctTTAGAGGTTCCCCACttaatctccccccccccaccacaagTGCATGTCCTGACATATGTTGACCATTATTTCTCTGACTGTCACTCTCCTTATCTTATCTGACTCTCTAACTCACTCCCCCCTTCCCTGCCAACAGGGTTAATCCATGCACCTACAGCTAGACACCTACTTCTGTCCCTCTATAActttaatctctcaactggcacaaagcaaCCATCACCATACCTCTCCCCTCTCCCTTCTCCCAATCGAGGGgtctttttttgtcttgcaaggtatttggtgaccctatcagtgctggtgtcacataaaaaggcATCTATGGGTgtgccacgtgaaaagcacccagtacattctgtaaaatggttggcattaggaagagaatccagctgtagaaaccaaccatgccaaaacaaactatggaCCCTGGTATGGTTTCTGAGcttcccagctcctgtcaaactgtccaacccatgccagcatggagaacagacattaaatgatgatgagaataacaaCGATGATATAAGTTCTTAGAAGCATAAGAAAGAGTGGACGTACCATAAGACACAAAAAGTAGTATAAGAAATAAATTGTTCTATTATAAAATTCAGGGTTTGTAGCAAAAAAAGTCTTAGAGTAGGTGAAATGATTACAGGCAAGTTCACTGCAGGGAACGTTCACCACCATCAGTTCACTGTGCAAATAGTTCACTGTAAGGAAAGTTTACCAAGAGGAAAGTTTACtgataaaatatatccatagtatttcaccattaatagttaaaaactattttattgaaaaaaaaagggtgAATTGATAATGGTAAACATTCTCTGcagattctgtcagcttgctgccttaacaacaataataataataatgccaatacacacagatagagaaattaaggcaaatagaccagatatagttgtcaaagatcatgaaggaaaaaaatgcNNNNNNNNNNNNNNNNNNNNNNNNNNNNNNNNNNNNNNNNNNNNNNNNNNNNNNNNNNNNNNNNNNNNNNNNNNNNNNNNNNNNNNNNNNNNNNNNNNNNNNNNNNNNNNNNNNNNNNNNNNNNNNNNNNNNNNNNNNNNNNNNNNNNNNNNNNNNNNNNNNNNNNNNNNNNNNNNNNNNNNNNNNNNNNNNNNNNNNNNNNNNNNNNNNNNNNNNNNNNNNNNNNNNNNNNNNNNNNNNNNNNNNNNNNNNNNNNNNNNNNNNNNNNNNNNNaccaggacttacaaatatatataacatacagaaaattgcactactgggtactgcacacattctacacaaaacactttcaatacagtaaacataagagcaccacagcaaaccacagcacatacccaaggcgcacagagctgcgctcggtagtgaagtgaaagcacgttataaaaataaaactactgaacaataataataataataataataataataatggtttcaaattttgacacaaagccagcaacgttgggggagggattaagtcaaaAACATTGACCATAGCATtcgactggaacttattttatcaaccctgaaaggatgaaaggcaaagtcgaccttggcagaatttgaactcagaacgtaaggacggatgaaacaccgccaagcatttcttccggtgtgctaaagattttgctagcttgccacctaatactactaatgataataaataataataataataataaaaacaaacacgaaTATAAATGTGAAAATTCTCCTAGAGAGGTcaaggagagaaataaagagagaaatacaggTGATTTGGGAGGAGAAGAGGATCTAGATCGTTACTTTTGAGTACTCCTCGGGATAAATAGACACTTGAAAAATCCTCAAGAGTTCCAGATAAACTATAAGAGTTACTTACTTACGTCACTTAtctctattttttaaaaacttttttcatttttataaatgagGATCTCGttcttacagtaaaaaaaaaaaaatgatttgttaTCTAAGAGAATTTCAGTTAGAGTTGTTAATTAATTGTCTTAATTAATTTAAGGTGTAGGCattgctatgtggtaagaagttcgcttcccaatcaCGTGATTTGGGGTtcggtcctactgcatggcaccctgagcAAGTTTCTTGTCcgtcatgtataaacatatgtatgtacgtgtgtatgtatatgtgtgtgtgtgtgtgtgtgtgtgtgtgtgtatacacatatatatatattaatcataaggACACACTAATatgtctacctgctagaaatgagagttaaaACCCTCATTTAAACCACCAAAAAATTTAACactgaaaataataacagaatcaacagTACTCAGGCAAGCAGATCGAAAAAAATCCCTCACATACTTATATAAcataaagctatatatttatTGGTATAGGTATACACGTAGACTGGTTTCTGGTTTGCTATAAAAACCTCACCTTCCTCAGCACGTATTAACCAATAGAAAAAATTTTTCCCAATCTGCTGGCATCCTGAATTGTTTTGCATCAAAATACAGACAGCCTCATTGTGAAAAATATAATAACCTCATTAGACAATTAAGTTTAATGATTTGAATATAAAGGTAATTAGCTCTTCCATGACGTTATTTATAAAGAGCAGATTTCCACAgagttttaaatgatttttaatataatcattcttttctcttgtcttttacttgtttcagtctttagattgtggccatgctggggccctgccttgaagaatttttagtcaaatgaatcaattccagtaaatatattttttttaaagcctggtacttattctattggactcgtttgccaaactgctaagttacaggaaggtaaaaacatcaacactggttatcaaacacatacacaaacacatagtagaagaacacttactcaaggtatcacacagtgggactgaacccaaaaccatgtggttggaaagccagcttcttaccacatgaccacacctgcatctatttaatcactctgtttatttattgtatttttattctaCAGGTATGGGTGGATGCCGCcgtgcaaatatttttttcagtaagTACCAGTATGGGTGGACTGATCACCATGGCCAGTTACAACAAGTTCCACAATAATACATTTAGGTAATCCATCAACTTCGATACCTAATAATCTCATATATGTCCCCTCATATATGTCatctcatatatctatattactaAACATATGAagataagaaataacaataataatcctttctgcaatggacacaaggcctgaaatttggtgggaggggattagtcgattacaaagaccccagtgtttcattggtactcaatttattgaccctgaaaggatgaaaagcaaagttgaccttcatggaaattgaactcagaacatgcaggtgaaatgaaataccactaagcattttgccccacatagaaataataataataataataaagatggtctacagcaaatattctgctcaatacccagatttgcttgaccttaaccagttgagcatgtcacttgCAGGCATCCTATTGGTTACGACAATAAGGGTTCCAactgattcgatcaacagaacagcctgctcgtaaaattaaagtgaaagtggctgagcactccacagacatatgtagcCTCAacatagttctcatggagattcagcatgacacagagggtgacaaggctggcccctttgaaatatagggACTACTCAtttcttgccagctgagtggactggaacaacgtgaaataaacacttacacacacaaatgagtaaATAGGAAGTTAATGCCTTTATGAAATGCCCTTCCAAACATAAATTAAATCTATTCTATTCTTTCAGGGATAGCATACTACTGCCCTTCATTAACTGCTTGACCAGTTTCTTAGCTGGGTTTGCCATTTTCTCTGTGTTGGGGTTTATGTCATACAAGAAAGGTGTACCTCTTGACAAAGTTGTCGAAGATGGTAAGTGTTAATTTCTTTGGATTCATCATTGGTAACTGAAGCAAAACAGGAAATTTACCACGGTACatagcagcaaaacacacacacacacacacacacgcacacacactcagacatgcacacacaaggagacagaggtacatacatacatatacacacatgcacacacatacataaaaaaaaaacacacaaacacaggaatatgcagaatacatacatacatacatgcaaacacacagatacatacatatatacatacacacacatacgtacatacatacatatgcacacacacacagacacacatgcacacatacatgcatgcatacatacacacacactgagacacacacatgcgcaaaaacagAACGCAGCATAAATAACGGACAAAGTCTaggctattgaaaaggttgcaagacgcaacgaaaattttaggaaaataaaaataagaaataagtggaaattttaccggtgagtgtgttaaattttaaggcacaataagaaaatgactctccccagacataacAGTATANNNNNNNNNNNNNNNNNNNNNNNNNNNNNNNNNNNNNNNNNNNNNNNNNNNNtatgattgaacaccacgcatcctctttcaaacaacgaaagacacaaatggaaaacaagataaacaatataaagaacgacctttcatcagttgttcgCTGATTTTCTACTCTTGTatttcgagtgtgtgtgtatgtatgcatatatatgaatgtgtgtatatatatatatatatatatatatatatatatatctgatacataatataatatctaaAACAGGTCCTGGCTTAGCCTTTGTGGTTTATCCTGAATGTCTTGGAAAAATGCCTCTTGCTTCATTATGGTCAGCATTGTTCTTCATAATGATGTGGTCTTTGGGTGCCAGTAGTTTGGTAAGtaaacttttttcttccttcactcTACctgtatagttgttgttgttgttgttgttgttggtggtggtggtggaagtgttgttgtttttagccccaaaTCAGGCCCAGTCCTGCATATATACAATCAAAGCATTCTACTATGATGATGGTTCAATTTTATTGCAGACAGTAAATTAcaattatgtaataaatatgccTTGtcttattcattaaaataataggTTATATGATTAGAAAtctgcttgctatttctagccagttgaGCAACTGCATAGAGGAGCCTAcattgtgtgtttgaatgtgtatagcTGCATATCTGCAGATGGCATAATGGTGAGGAGAGGTGCCGACATAGAATTAACCTATGGAaagaataactaaaataatttattatgtgGTGATTatgagccatttaaaataacacacaaaaaccgttagattcacttcaacatttaaatttaatttgtcaaaatattttcgtcactttgagaccgcgacctgttcactgagatgcagcacagaatcttgtcagtgaacaggttgcggtctcaaagcgacgaaaatattttgacaaattaaatttaaatgttgaagtgaatttaacggtttttgtgttattttaaatggtttatacacaccttccacgctgcaataatTTATTATGtgtttcttctgattctttagattctgagttcaaaccctaccatgttgactttgccttttgtctctTTGGAGTTAATAAGATGGAGTACCAGTGATGTACTGGGTTTGATGAATTAACTAGCCACGTCCACTcttcaaaattgttggtcttgtccctaaatcagaaacaattattggtttcaaattttgatacagtgaaggcgcatggcttagtggttagggcattcggttcacgatcgcaaggtcgtgagttcaattcctggcgacgcgttgtgtccttcagcaagacactttatttcacgttgctccagtccactcagctggcaaaaatgagtggtacctgtatttcaaagggccggccttgtcacattctgtgtcacgctgaatctccctgagaactacgttaggggtacacgtgtctgtggattgctcagtcacttgcacattaatatcatgagcaagctgttccgttgatcgtatcagctgggaccctagtcatcgtaaccgacggagtgctcctatttgatacaaggccagcaatttcagagcagGAGgactgccacacacaaagactacatTCTGTTAACCTTCTcatgattccactgcacctcttatgtgtccacagTTTGCTCTGGGTACAATGTATGAAATGCTTACCCACACCCTTTCTACATATAAAACGGGGCCACTTTCCTGAAAGAATAAGAGCtttgtctcctttctttcttactaGAATTTTGGTCTTCACTAAATTAAttttttgcatgcatacatacaaacatgcacgcacacatgcatacatacatacatgcacgcatgcacacacgcatacatacatgagtttATCATTcaagtatacatgcacacatcaagacatgcaactatatatgcatgaaaatatatacataaaacaaaacatacaaatttgcacatgcaCTGATTCCAAAtagtgcacatatacacacatacataaaactgactaatgacataaacacacacacacacacatatacagacagacatataagagaaagaggacatctatggaccattgataaagGAGTTTGCAAATCTGGTACTCAAGATActctttcagcttcatacctaatATTATtagagcaacaggatacataccaacctgcCTGGAGCAGCAAAGTACAGCTGAATTTGGGATCCTCGGGatagaatgcaaatccttaattcttATGCTACAAATGGTcatgatatctgggactataaacaTCTGCAAGAACTCCTTAAGATTTAAAGAACGATGCTTAAAACAAGATGCTGGCCTTCACAACGTTGATACCAAGTAGGTGGTTGGCCAAAATTTActcaaaattaaaaagagaaaaagaacatacatacatacatacataagcatacagacacacacacacacacacacatggttgacAAAACCATGCCTTAAATTCTTATGTTCCATTTATTTCCCAGAGAATGTACTGAAATTAATTCTTGAATAAATTCTTCAGTTCTCCCTGAGCGAAAATATTTTTACTAGCATCACAGACGAGTATGCGAAAACTCTGCTGAAGTTCAAAAACTCGATGATTTTTCGGGTGACCATCGTCCTTCTTTGTTTCGTTTGTGGCCTGATCATGGTGACCAAGGTAAGATGTTTAATAAaacctgataataataataataataataataataataataactgcctaggtactaaaaaaaacaacaacaacaacaatagtggtaattgttgttgtttagtagtagtagtagtagtaggaggaggaggaggagtcccTTGATTTTATGTAGCTTTaacatgttttttcttctttttatttgtgtgtgtgtgtgtgtttttttattagtCTGGCCTGTATTGGTTGAACTTAATCGACAATTCCGTGGTTGGATTACCATTAATCATCATCGGNNNNNNNNNNNNNNNNNNNNNNNNNNNNNNNNNNNNNNNNNNNNNNNNNNNNNNNNNNNNNNNNNNNNNNNNNNNNNNNNNNNNNNNNNNNNNNNNNNNNNNNNNNNNNNNNNNNNNNNNNNNNNNNNNNCATCGGTTTCTTTGAGATCATTTCGTTCCAATGGATTTATGGTAAGTGagagtttttctttgtttttttttcatttttctcatgaTTTAACAATTCAATAAAGCAGAGAAGGAAAATGTGTGAATTGGCGGGGTCAGTAGAgcattagataaaatatttaggACACAGGGCAGTATTTGGTACAAATCTCtgcactgtgagttcaaatcctaccaaagtaaacgtcacctttcatcttttctgagagttaacaaaaaaaacaaaacaagtaccaATCAAACCCTAATTGACAGAACAAgtaccctaaccctaattgacagAACTGTAAGAACATTGGATtgtataccttgtggtatttttctggctctttgcattctgagttcaaatcccaccatggcctATCTGGCTGATAGACTACAATCTATCATCCAGTTTAATACTCCAATCTGGTACCTTGCATGCTCTTAGCGGTGTCCACACTTGCTGCAAGCGTCCAGGTCAGGTCTTTAATTAGACgatttctttctccccctctctctctctctccatccctccctccTACCCACCAGTCTTGAAAGACCTGTTACTGGTCAtgggctacgttctgagttcaaattccgctgaggtcaactttgcctttcatcctttcaggggtcaataaattaagtaccagttacacactggggtttatgtgatcgacttaatccctttatctgtccttgtttgtcccctctatgtttagccccttgtgggcaataaagaaataagaaacattagcacgccaggcgaaatgcttagcggtatttcatctgtccgtttgtctgtccttgtttgtcccctctgtgtgtagctccttgtgggcagtaaagaaataggtatttcatctgtctttacttctgagttcaaattccgctgaggtcgactttgccttttatccttttggggtcgatacattgtgtactggggtcaatctaattgactggccccctcccccaaaatgttctactcttgtgccaagagtagaaaagattattattattatcattattattttcttttgatttttttttttcttcctttatcagGCAACGTATCAAATGACATCACTCTGATGTTAGGGAAAAAAACATTTATGGTCATGAATTTTTGCTGCAAGTTTATCACGCCCATCATTATGTTCGTAAGTCACAACTTTACTTGctacagtgttgttgttgttgatgatgttgttgttgttgttgatgatgttgttgttgttgtttatttatccAAGGGCCATCTACACAGATTAATTATCTTACTTCATTCAATAAAGGATGgctgactgattttttttttttaatcactttgtTATTCCTGCTGTTTGTTTCTTTAACTGGTCTCAGTCATTGGatagtgaccatgctggggcaccaccttgaaaggtttactccagtgattctcaaccattttcctaCCTACAG is a window from the Octopus bimaculoides isolate UCB-OBI-ISO-001 chromosome 25, ASM119413v2, whole genome shotgun sequence genome containing:
- the LOC106871681 gene encoding sodium- and chloride-dependent glycine transporter 2 isoform X4, which gives rise to MEISVGQFSGLGPLTIFRHCPPFKGVGYSMLILVFLIIIYYNVIVAYSIYFLFASFTSSLPWLKCNNKWNTCNCTVNIYGDKFTNIAATDPSNQVPSLSDIEGLFNETRPECRPNLTDLITFSGNVTPSWKAIIDPYFYNYTSKTASEEYFFNQVLKMTDNIYEMVTVEWDLSLCLLLAWCIVFFVLVKGIKSLGKVAYFTSLFPYILLACLLGKGATLEGSSDGIYYYLRPDVSKLKNVQVWVDAAVQIFFSVSTSMGGLITMASYNKFHNNTFRDSILLPFINCLTSFLAGFAIFSVLGFMSYKKGVPLDKVVEDGPGLAFVVYPECLGKMPLASLWSALFFIMMWSLGASSLFSLSENIFTSITDEYAKTLLKFKNSMIFRVTIVLLCFVCGLIMVTKSGLYWLNLIDNSVVGLPLIIIGFFEIISFQWIYGNVSNDITLMLGKKTFMVMNFCCKFITPIIMFLLILFKFVKFQPIKMGSYEYPMSAQVIGYLLSALCVIFIPGYLIYYLLRNCSVSWDFF